From the genome of Thunnus thynnus chromosome 1, fThuThy2.1, whole genome shotgun sequence, one region includes:
- the mafa gene encoding transcription factor Maf, translating into MASELAMSNSDLPTSPLAMEYVNDFDLMKFEVKKEPVEPDRNINQCSRLIAGGSLSSTPMSTPCSSVPPSPSFSAPSPGSGSDQKTHIEDFYWMSGYQQQLNPEALGFSPEDAVEALINSSHQLQSFDGYARGQQFAGAAGAGGTMAGEEMGSAAAVVSAVIAAAAAQNGGQHHHHHHHHHNSSNGHHQAPGVQSNGTSGTNHPHMRLDDRFSDDQLVTMSVRELNRQLRGVSKEEVIRLKQKRRTLKNRGYAQSCRFKRVQQRHVLEGEKTQLVQQVEHLKQEISRLVRERDAYKEKYEKLISNGFRENGSSSDNNPSSPEFFMSSRKFLHL; encoded by the coding sequence ATGGCATCAGAGCTGGCAATGAGCAACTCCGACCTGCCCACCAGTCCCCTGGCCATGGAATATGTTAATGACTTCGATCTGATGAAGTTTGAAGTGAAAAAGGAGCCGGTGGAGCCCGATCGCAACATCAACCAGTGCAGTCGCCTTATCGCCGGGGGATCCTTGTCTTCCACCCCGATGAGCACGCCTTGCAGCTCGGTGCCCCCTTCCCCAAGCTTCTCGGCGCCCAGTCCGGGCTCGGGGAGCGATCAGAAGACACACATAGAGGATTTCTACTGGATGTCCGGTTATCAACAGCAGCTGAATCCAGAGGCGCTGGGCTTCAGCCCCGAAGACGCAGTCGAGGCGCTGATCAACAGCAGTCACCAGCTCCAGTCTTTCGATGGCTATGCCAGGGGCCAGCAGTTTGCTGGCGCTGCCGGAGCAGGAGGCACCATGGCCGGAGAAGAGATGGGGTCCGCCGCAGCCGTGGTGTCGGCAGTTATCGCTGCCGCAGCCGCTCAGAACGGCGggcaacaccaccaccaccaccatcaccaccacaacAGCAGCAACGGCCACCACCAGGCACCCGGCGTCCAGTCCAACGGCACTTCTGGGACAAATCACCCACACATGCGCTTGGACGACCGGTTTTCAGACGACCAGCTGGTAACCATGTCAGTGCGGGAGCTCAACCGGCAGCTACGGGGGGTCAGCAAGGAAGAAGTGATCAGAttgaaacagaagaggaggacCCTTAAGAACAGAGGCTACGCTCAGTCCTGTCGGTTCAAGCGGGTCCAGCAGCGGCACGTCCTGGAGGGGGAGAAGACGCAACTCGTGCAGCAGGTCGAGCACCTAAAGCAGGAGATCTCCAGGCTGGTCCGGGAGAGGGACGCGTACAAAGAAAAGTATGAGAAGCTCATCAGCAACGGCTTCAGAGAAAATGGATCCAGCAGTGACAACAACCCTTCATCTCCGGAGTTTTTCAT